A region of Myxococcus stipitatus DSM 14675 DNA encodes the following proteins:
- a CDS encoding M28 family metallopeptidase: MRPPALLTSLLLLPSLALAAEPAPTSDTERWWSHVQYLADDSLQGRDTGSEGYRLAAEYVAKELAALGVKPGVGDSYLQEVPLISRQLVDASSRLALVRGKKSTPLVVGRDAIISVRTGEEGQVEAPLVFVGYGLSIPEAGHDDLAGVDLRGKIAVYLQGGPSKVSGPLRAHYSSLAERGKALRKAGAVGTMLLLNPKLAETPWSRVASSRFQPAMTFADPTLDETQGMKVALSVNPDHAQKLFAGARHSFQDVLQLADTNQPLPRFELPVRLRASSERKASRASSPNVVGLLPGSDPVLAREYVVLTAHLDHVGVGQPVQGDAIYNGAMDNATGVAAVLEVARTLQALKPQRSILFLLVTGEEKGLLGSRYFAQRPTVPEGSIVANFNLDMFLPLFPFERVVAYGQDESNLLEPLEKVASKHGVKLMPDAEPNRMLFIRSDQYSFVREGVPALFFKFGYEPGSAEERLYKGWYSRNYHSPSDDAHQPMDKEAAVKFVRMLGDLTLAVANTPERPRWNDTSFFRRFAPSEARHDAP, encoded by the coding sequence ATGCGCCCTCCCGCTCTGCTGACGTCCCTGCTCCTGTTGCCCTCGTTGGCGCTCGCCGCCGAGCCCGCTCCCACCTCGGACACGGAGCGTTGGTGGAGTCATGTCCAGTACCTCGCGGACGACTCGCTGCAGGGGCGGGACACGGGCAGCGAGGGATACCGCCTGGCCGCGGAGTATGTCGCCAAGGAGCTCGCGGCGCTCGGCGTGAAGCCCGGGGTGGGTGACAGCTATCTCCAGGAGGTCCCGCTCATCTCCCGGCAGCTCGTGGATGCGAGCTCACGCCTGGCGCTGGTGCGCGGCAAGAAGAGCACGCCGCTCGTCGTTGGCCGGGATGCCATCATCTCCGTGCGCACGGGCGAGGAGGGACAGGTGGAGGCACCGCTCGTCTTCGTGGGGTATGGCCTGTCCATTCCGGAAGCCGGACACGACGACCTGGCCGGGGTGGACCTCCGGGGGAAGATCGCCGTCTACCTCCAGGGCGGCCCCTCGAAGGTCTCCGGTCCCCTGCGGGCCCACTACAGCTCCCTGGCCGAGCGCGGCAAGGCCCTGCGGAAGGCGGGCGCCGTCGGCACGATGTTGCTGCTCAACCCCAAGCTCGCGGAGACACCGTGGTCTCGCGTCGCCTCGTCCCGGTTCCAGCCGGCGATGACCTTCGCGGACCCCACCCTGGATGAGACCCAGGGGATGAAGGTGGCGCTCTCCGTCAACCCGGACCATGCGCAGAAGCTGTTCGCCGGAGCACGGCACTCGTTCCAGGACGTGCTGCAGCTCGCGGACACGAACCAGCCCCTGCCGCGCTTCGAGCTTCCCGTCCGGCTCCGGGCCAGCTCCGAGCGCAAGGCGTCTCGCGCATCGTCGCCCAATGTCGTGGGGCTGCTGCCGGGCAGTGATCCGGTGCTGGCGCGTGAGTACGTGGTCCTCACGGCACACCTGGACCATGTCGGTGTCGGCCAGCCCGTCCAGGGCGACGCCATCTACAACGGCGCCATGGACAACGCGACGGGCGTGGCCGCGGTGCTGGAGGTGGCGCGGACGCTTCAGGCCCTGAAGCCCCAGCGCTCCATCTTGTTCCTCCTGGTGACGGGCGAGGAGAAGGGACTGCTCGGCTCACGCTACTTCGCGCAGCGCCCCACCGTGCCCGAGGGCTCCATCGTCGCCAACTTCAACCTGGACATGTTCCTGCCGCTGTTCCCCTTCGAGCGCGTCGTGGCCTATGGCCAGGATGAGTCCAACCTCCTCGAGCCGCTCGAGAAGGTCGCCTCGAAGCATGGCGTGAAGCTGATGCCGGATGCGGAGCCCAACCGCATGCTGTTCATCCGCAGCGACCAGTACTCCTTCGTCCGAGAGGGTGTGCCGGCGTTGTTCTTCAAGTTCGGCTACGAGCCGGGCTCCGCCGAGGAGCGCCTCTACAAGGGCTGGTACTCGAGGAACTACCACTCGCCGTCGGACGACGCGCACCAGCCCATGGACAAGGAGGCGGCCGTCAAGTTCGTGCGGATGCTCGGGGACCTGACGCTCGCGGTCGCCAACACGCCGGAGCGTCCTCGCTGGAATGACACCAGCTTCTTCCGTCGCTTCGCCCCCAGCGAGGCCCGCCACGACGCGCCCTGA
- a CDS encoding chloride channel protein has translation MERPEGSRVEAGQGEVGRAQLPVAPSMGPTLAGVRAPTVMDPVDKRVVFISALAVVLALAAGLVAQGLGHLIHLITNIAFFGRFSTANVAPGEHTLGPWVILVPVVGALIVGVMARYGSRAIRGHGIPEAMERVLYNQSRIPPRMTFLKPLSAAVAIGTGGPFGAEGPIIATGGALGSLLGQVLRVTADERKALLAAGAAAGMAATFGAPVSAVLLAVELLLFEYRPRSVIPVALATATATGVRLAFEGGAPAFAMPELTVPGGPALAFYIVLGGVVGVASMLATRAVYAIEDAFEKLPVHWMWWPALGGLVVGVVGWLSPRTFGVGYTNIEDILSGRFVGTAMLVFCAMKFVSWSVALGSGTSGGTLAPLFTLGGGLGSGLGLLATTLAPGLGVDIRMAALVGMAAIFAGASRALLASVVFAFETTRQPLGLLPLLGGCAAAYLVSSLLMRHSIMTEKLARRGGRVLTEYGVDALGQVLVRDVGLKTVVTLDADRPLEGVRTWLASREEGARHQGFPVVSAGALLGVVTRRDLLDGREVEGRRVRDVVRRSPAVAYDDSSLREAADLMVEEGVGRLPVVRREAPSQVVGIITRSDLLGAHRRRLDDSRRRERGLNVALPAQGA, from the coding sequence ATGGAGCGGCCTGAGGGAAGCCGAGTCGAGGCGGGACAGGGCGAGGTGGGCCGAGCGCAGCTGCCCGTGGCCCCGTCCATGGGGCCCACGTTGGCGGGCGTGCGCGCGCCCACGGTGATGGACCCGGTGGACAAGCGCGTCGTCTTCATCAGCGCGCTCGCGGTGGTGCTCGCCCTGGCGGCGGGGTTGGTGGCGCAGGGGCTGGGCCACCTCATCCACCTCATCACGAACATCGCGTTCTTCGGCCGCTTCTCCACGGCGAATGTCGCGCCCGGCGAGCACACGCTGGGGCCGTGGGTCATCCTCGTGCCCGTGGTGGGGGCGCTCATCGTCGGGGTGATGGCGCGCTATGGCTCGCGAGCCATCCGGGGCCACGGCATCCCGGAGGCGATGGAGCGGGTGCTCTACAACCAGAGCCGGATTCCTCCGAGGATGACGTTCCTCAAGCCGCTGTCGGCGGCGGTGGCCATCGGCACGGGTGGGCCGTTCGGCGCGGAGGGCCCCATCATCGCCACGGGTGGCGCGCTGGGCTCGCTGCTGGGACAGGTCCTGCGGGTCACGGCGGACGAGCGCAAGGCGCTGCTGGCGGCGGGTGCCGCGGCGGGCATGGCGGCCACCTTCGGCGCGCCGGTCTCCGCCGTGCTGCTGGCGGTGGAGCTGCTGCTGTTCGAGTACCGCCCGCGCTCGGTCATTCCGGTGGCGCTGGCCACGGCCACGGCCACGGGCGTGCGGCTGGCGTTCGAGGGCGGCGCGCCCGCCTTCGCGATGCCGGAGCTGACGGTGCCGGGCGGGCCCGCGCTGGCGTTCTACATCGTGCTGGGCGGTGTGGTGGGCGTGGCCTCCATGCTGGCCACGCGAGCCGTGTACGCCATCGAGGACGCGTTCGAGAAGCTGCCGGTGCACTGGATGTGGTGGCCCGCGCTCGGTGGCCTGGTGGTGGGGGTGGTGGGCTGGCTGTCACCGCGCACGTTCGGCGTGGGCTACACCAACATCGAGGACATCCTCTCCGGCCGCTTCGTGGGCACGGCCATGCTCGTGTTCTGCGCGATGAAGTTCGTGTCCTGGTCGGTGGCGCTGGGCAGTGGCACCTCGGGTGGGACGCTGGCGCCGTTGTTCACCTTGGGAGGCGGGCTGGGCTCGGGGCTGGGGCTCCTGGCGACGACGCTGGCGCCGGGGCTGGGCGTGGACATCCGGATGGCGGCGCTGGTGGGCATGGCGGCCATCTTCGCGGGGGCCTCGCGTGCGTTGCTGGCCTCGGTGGTGTTCGCGTTCGAGACGACGCGTCAGCCGCTGGGGCTCCTGCCTCTCTTGGGCGGATGCGCCGCGGCCTATCTGGTGTCCTCGCTGCTCATGCGGCACTCCATCATGACGGAGAAGCTGGCGCGGCGCGGCGGGCGCGTCCTCACCGAGTACGGCGTGGATGCGCTGGGACAGGTGCTCGTGCGCGACGTGGGGCTCAAGACGGTGGTGACGCTGGACGCGGACCGGCCCCTGGAGGGAGTGCGCACGTGGCTCGCCTCCCGCGAGGAAGGGGCGCGGCATCAGGGCTTCCCGGTGGTGTCGGCGGGGGCGCTGCTCGGGGTCGTCACGCGTCGGGACTTGCTGGATGGGCGCGAGGTCGAGGGCCGGCGTGTGCGCGATGTGGTGCGGCGCTCTCCGGCGGTGGCGTACGACGACAGCTCGCTGCGCGAGGCGGCGGACCTGATGGTGGAGGAGGGCGTGGGGCGGCTGCCGGTGGTGCGGCGTGAGGCGCCTTCGCAGGTGGTGGGCATCATCACCCGGAGCGACCTGCTGGGTGCCCATCGGCGGCGATTGGATGATTCGCGGCGCAGGGAGCGCGGGCTGAACGTGGCGCTTCCAGCACAGGGGGCCTGA
- a CDS encoding MarR family winged helix-turn-helix transcriptional regulator: MREVMDGIRRIVRLLRVSAKASERVVGISGAQLFVLQQLAEGGPCSINALAERTLTHQSSVSVVVARLLERGLATRRASEEDGRRVEVALAPAGRALLREAPAMAQARLISGLRRLPPTEREGLARGLSALVRELGLDGKEATLFFEDEPAMRRTARVKQAKPRATPRKKKGMADGAA, encoded by the coding sequence GTGCGCGAGGTCATGGATGGCATCCGCCGCATCGTGCGGTTGCTGAGGGTCTCCGCGAAGGCCTCCGAGCGGGTGGTGGGCATCAGCGGAGCGCAGTTGTTCGTTCTCCAGCAGCTCGCGGAAGGTGGGCCCTGCTCCATCAACGCGCTGGCGGAGCGGACGCTCACGCACCAGAGCAGTGTGTCCGTGGTGGTGGCGCGCCTGCTGGAGCGAGGGCTGGCCACGCGCCGCGCCTCCGAGGAGGACGGCCGTCGCGTGGAGGTGGCGCTGGCGCCCGCGGGAAGGGCGCTGCTGCGGGAGGCGCCCGCAATGGCCCAGGCCCGGCTCATCTCGGGACTGCGGCGGCTGCCGCCGACCGAGCGCGAGGGGCTGGCGCGAGGGCTGTCCGCCCTGGTGCGCGAGCTGGGGCTCGATGGGAAGGAAGCGACGTTGTTCTTCGAGGACGAGCCCGCGATGCGCCGGACGGCGCGTGTGAAGCAGGCGAAGCCGAGGGCCACGCCTCGGAAGAAGAAAGGAATGGCGGATGGAGCGGCCTGA
- a CDS encoding winged helix-turn-helix transcriptional regulator, with product MTRKRDDDSKTNCPVESALGVLGGRWKGVVLYWLLKGTHRFGELRKRLPNCSARMLTLQLRELEEDGLVKRTVYPEVPPRVEYELSAFGRSLEPVLRGLHDWGDKYKSRLRRAA from the coding sequence ATGACTCGCAAGCGCGACGACGACTCGAAGACGAACTGCCCGGTGGAGTCCGCCCTGGGGGTCCTCGGTGGGCGTTGGAAGGGCGTGGTGCTGTACTGGTTGCTGAAGGGCACGCACCGCTTCGGTGAGCTGCGCAAGCGGCTGCCGAACTGCAGCGCGCGCATGCTCACGCTTCAGCTGCGGGAGCTGGAGGAGGACGGGCTCGTCAAGCGCACCGTCTATCCGGAGGTTCCGCCTCGGGTGGAGTACGAGCTCTCCGCCTTCGGCCGCTCCCTGGAGCCCGTGCTCCGGGGCCTCCATGACTGGGGGGACAAGTACAAGAGCCGCCTGCGGCGCGCGGCGTGA
- a CDS encoding NAD(P)H-dependent oxidoreductase, which yields MNVLIVYAHPEPRSLNGSLKDLAVSHLTSLGHEVRVSDLYAMNWKATADAGDFLKHPEGERLAYARASKHAFTGGTQSADVAAEQEKLLWADAVIFQFPMWWFSMPAILKGWVDRVFAYGFAYGVGAHGGERWGDRYGEGTLTGRRAMLSVTIGGRPPHYTDRGVNGALDDLLFPIQHGIIYYPGMEALPPFSLYMSDRLTPEQWPAVAEDYKARLDGLFTDAPIPFRRQNGGHYDTQQVLKPGLAVGTSGTRIHLLHAGEPEQAPLAAPRDIARGL from the coding sequence ATGAACGTCCTGATTGTCTACGCCCACCCCGAGCCCCGCTCGCTCAACGGTTCGCTGAAGGACCTGGCGGTGAGCCACCTCACCTCGCTGGGGCATGAGGTTCGGGTCTCGGACCTGTACGCCATGAACTGGAAGGCCACGGCCGACGCCGGCGACTTCCTGAAGCACCCGGAGGGGGAGCGGCTGGCGTATGCTCGGGCCTCCAAGCATGCCTTCACGGGGGGAACGCAGAGCGCGGACGTCGCGGCCGAGCAGGAGAAGCTGCTCTGGGCCGATGCCGTCATCTTCCAGTTCCCGATGTGGTGGTTCTCGATGCCGGCCATCCTGAAGGGCTGGGTCGACCGGGTCTTCGCCTACGGTTTCGCATATGGCGTGGGCGCCCACGGCGGCGAACGCTGGGGCGACCGCTACGGTGAAGGCACGCTCACGGGGCGGCGGGCCATGCTCTCCGTCACGATTGGTGGCCGCCCTCCGCACTACACCGACCGCGGCGTCAACGGCGCGCTCGACGACCTGCTCTTCCCCATCCAGCACGGCATCATCTACTACCCCGGGATGGAGGCGCTCCCGCCGTTCAGCCTCTACATGTCCGACCGGCTCACGCCCGAGCAATGGCCGGCCGTGGCGGAGGACTACAAGGCACGGCTGGACGGACTGTTCACGGATGCCCCCATTCCGTTCCGCCGGCAGAACGGTGGGCACTACGACACGCAGCAGGTCCTCAAGCCCGGGCTCGCCGTCGGCACCTCGGGCACGCGCATCCACCTGCTCCATGCGGGGGAGCCGGAGCAGGCGCCGCTCGCGGCCCCCCGCGATATCGCTCGGGGACTTTGA
- a CDS encoding DUF3060 domain-containing protein translates to MRNQFKSKAFVVIACVLGSMTATAQDDEEAASVQVGKDGSVRVKAPGATIETRGGSARVRTGGGVDIEADGATAHDDDREESDTRSRGGDSLELVDSGSTVTHDCGDGGKVEIVGSSNKVVLTGTCEFIEVTGSNNTVTAHTVRRIETTGSVNSVTWKHGPEKGKKPRISNTGSKNRIAQAR, encoded by the coding sequence ATGCGCAACCAATTCAAGTCGAAGGCCTTCGTCGTCATCGCATGTGTCCTGGGGTCGATGACGGCCACTGCTCAGGATGACGAGGAGGCCGCGTCGGTCCAGGTCGGCAAGGACGGCAGCGTCAGGGTGAAGGCGCCGGGCGCCACCATCGAGACGCGGGGAGGGTCGGCGCGAGTCCGCACGGGTGGCGGCGTCGACATCGAGGCCGACGGCGCCACGGCGCATGACGATGACCGCGAGGAGTCGGACACGCGGTCGCGGGGAGGAGACTCGCTCGAGTTGGTGGACTCCGGGAGCACCGTGACGCACGACTGCGGTGACGGTGGCAAGGTGGAGATCGTCGGCTCCAGCAACAAGGTCGTCCTCACGGGGACTTGCGAGTTCATCGAAGTGACGGGGAGCAACAACACCGTCACGGCCCACACCGTCCGCCGCATCGAGACGACTGGCAGCGTCAACAGCGTCACCTGGAAGCACGGCCCGGAGAAGGGCAAGAAGCCGCGCATCAGCAACACCGGCAGCAAGAACCGCATCGCCCAGGCGCGCTGA
- a CDS encoding tetratricopeptide repeat protein: MEVSYSTQLAVKEAPTEVSPSMACDAVHAQTNYLVAKGDVRRAIAVLDEFLVKNAATANALCWGSRGQLSERQGMLQEAVEYYRKANRAFQRDYRPSNNPDSAMESPYQLHCMQLIDTLAGRETRRSEAISPIAEKILPEKILGRPRRDTCD; encoded by the coding sequence GTGGAGGTTTCCTACAGCACCCAACTCGCCGTGAAGGAAGCGCCGACGGAGGTGTCCCCCTCAATGGCCTGCGATGCGGTGCATGCCCAAACGAACTACCTCGTGGCAAAGGGGGACGTGCGGCGTGCCATCGCTGTCTTGGATGAGTTCCTGGTCAAGAATGCCGCGACAGCGAATGCCCTGTGCTGGGGCTCGCGCGGTCAGCTCTCCGAGCGGCAAGGTATGCTTCAGGAGGCCGTGGAGTATTACCGGAAGGCCAACCGCGCCTTTCAGCGGGATTACCGGCCCTCGAACAATCCCGACTCAGCCATGGAATCACCCTACCAGCTCCATTGTATGCAGCTGATAGACACGCTAGCGGGGAGAGAGACTAGGAGGAGCGAGGCCATCTCTCCGATTGCCGAGAAGATTCTCCCTGAGAAGATTCTCGGTAGGCCTCGGCGCGACACCTGTGACTGA
- a CDS encoding DinB family protein has protein sequence MNLSSPLPSSDVSLASTPLELLVTHSAWANRELFSALRSVAAFESQPGADLILRALDHIHVVRCVFQAHLQGASHGFTAPQRAVIPSFQELDLEFELMDRWYVETTASLRPEELQRPRDVRFTDGKVVTMTAAAMLLHVVVHTTHHRGNVDAVMFQTGMPRRRDGVPEFLVSRASAT, from the coding sequence ATGAACCTTTCTTCCCCGCTGCCGTCCTCGGATGTGTCCCTCGCTTCGACGCCTCTCGAGCTTCTCGTCACCCACTCGGCGTGGGCCAATCGAGAGCTCTTCAGCGCCCTCCGCTCGGTTGCCGCCTTCGAGTCCCAGCCGGGCGCGGACTTGATTCTTCGGGCCCTCGACCACATCCACGTCGTCCGGTGCGTCTTCCAGGCCCATCTTCAAGGCGCCTCGCACGGCTTCACGGCCCCCCAGCGAGCGGTCATCCCCTCCTTCCAGGAGCTGGACCTCGAGTTCGAGCTCATGGACCGCTGGTATGTGGAGACCACGGCGTCACTCCGACCCGAGGAGCTCCAGCGGCCTCGCGACGTGCGCTTCACCGACGGCAAGGTCGTGACGATGACCGCCGCGGCGATGCTCCTCCACGTCGTCGTCCACACCACCCATCATCGCGGCAACGTGGACGCCGTCATGTTCCAGACCGGGATGCCTCGCCGGAGGGATGGCGTCCCCGAGTTCCTCGTCAGTCGAGCGTCCGCCACGTGA
- a CDS encoding helix-turn-helix transcriptional regulator codes for MSALERLKGTVFASGTRTLYVGPLVATARHSHHATQVVVAPEGVDLEDGADQRLRVHAAVIPPHMPHGHGACEHGALLFLDGDDLASRALARSAEPRGETWARTPLEVEVPRSPTPGQAQALIASVLTALDVCQPPGPRHPATRRMGAALDSSEPLDLASLALEAGLSPRQMRHAFARDFGLPMRAYVRWRRLRRAIAAVEEGASLSAAAASAGFADSAHLTRVFREQFGMTPSQGLSSVTWRTLD; via the coding sequence TTGAGCGCGCTGGAACGGCTGAAGGGGACGGTGTTCGCGTCTGGGACACGGACGCTCTATGTCGGCCCGCTGGTGGCCACGGCGCGGCACTCGCACCACGCGACCCAGGTCGTGGTCGCGCCGGAGGGCGTGGACCTCGAGGATGGCGCCGACCAGCGCCTTCGGGTCCACGCGGCGGTCATTCCCCCGCACATGCCTCATGGGCACGGTGCGTGTGAGCACGGGGCCCTCTTGTTCCTGGATGGGGATGACCTGGCGAGCCGCGCGCTCGCTCGGAGCGCGGAGCCTCGGGGCGAGACCTGGGCGCGGACCCCACTGGAGGTGGAGGTGCCTCGGAGCCCGACGCCAGGGCAGGCCCAGGCGCTCATCGCGTCTGTCCTCACCGCCCTCGATGTCTGTCAGCCCCCGGGGCCGCGACATCCGGCGACGCGGAGGATGGGGGCCGCGCTCGACAGCTCGGAGCCTCTCGACCTCGCGAGCCTCGCGCTCGAGGCGGGACTGTCTCCCCGGCAGATGCGCCATGCGTTCGCGCGGGACTTCGGGCTCCCGATGCGGGCGTATGTGAGGTGGAGGCGGCTGCGTCGCGCCATCGCCGCGGTGGAGGAGGGCGCGAGCCTGAGCGCCGCCGCGGCGTCAGCGGGGTTCGCGGACAGCGCCCACCTGACCCGCGTCTTCCGCGAGCAGTTCGGCATGACGCCCTCTCAGGGGCTCAGCTCGGTCACGTGGCGGACGCTCGACTGA
- a CDS encoding M57 family metalloprotease: MPAIGLASLGLLLGGCGPEAPEAEQETLTSTPESTDAAFEEWRAKHVVPTPEGHFLVEGDMRMLDLASIREYWRSISGAPGALSVWRPGGVESAWNRTDRWNITYCIRPGDFGADYNRLVEFMHRAASGWEAAANVRFVHVVAQDSATCNRSNNTVKYNVERNFSFTGLSAGMGFPTFSRPTRFLELGPTSTWTDAELIAVLTHEFGHALGFVHEHDTAAGCGMVTTGTYRPLTCYDGRGAMHYPSQPGWLDPARKLNFISQWDVEGSQSLYEAPTQVLSTASGTVYARKRSTGDIYRRDALGWTVVGGPGQAFVAVGDTVYGQVPGRGPPVKFLGASWTTIGGPIGQIFPCAGTLCGTDPTTGNVVRYNAATNVWATIGGPGSRFAATTSAVYGIGSWQDDYTARWSGVGSSWSVVGGGASELIGGGTSMYRLTNTKDAIQRHDGGSTWTTIGGSGRSFVAVGSDVYGLRPDGSFIMKYNGTVWNSIHGPAAKIFSSNGYLLALNNDDTIERYNPASNTWTALGKP; the protein is encoded by the coding sequence TTGCCAGCGATTGGGCTGGCCTCACTGGGATTGCTGTTGGGTGGCTGCGGCCCGGAGGCGCCTGAAGCCGAGCAGGAGACGCTCACCTCCACGCCGGAGAGCACCGACGCCGCCTTCGAGGAGTGGCGCGCCAAACACGTCGTCCCCACACCGGAAGGACACTTCCTGGTCGAGGGCGACATGCGCATGCTCGACCTGGCCTCCATCCGTGAGTACTGGCGGAGCATCAGCGGGGCGCCGGGCGCGCTCTCCGTGTGGCGCCCGGGTGGCGTCGAGTCCGCGTGGAACCGCACGGACCGCTGGAACATCACCTACTGCATCCGCCCGGGCGACTTCGGCGCGGACTACAACCGCCTGGTCGAGTTCATGCACCGCGCCGCGTCCGGCTGGGAGGCCGCCGCCAACGTGCGCTTCGTCCACGTCGTGGCGCAGGACTCCGCCACCTGCAACCGCAGCAACAACACCGTCAAGTACAACGTCGAGCGCAACTTCAGCTTCACCGGCCTCTCCGCCGGCATGGGCTTCCCGACCTTCTCGCGTCCCACGCGCTTCCTCGAGCTGGGGCCCACCTCCACGTGGACCGACGCCGAGCTCATCGCGGTGCTCACGCACGAGTTCGGCCACGCCCTGGGCTTCGTGCACGAGCACGACACCGCCGCGGGCTGCGGCATGGTGACGACCGGCACCTACCGTCCACTCACCTGCTACGACGGGCGCGGCGCCATGCACTACCCCTCCCAGCCGGGATGGCTGGACCCCGCCCGCAAGCTGAACTTCATCTCGCAGTGGGACGTCGAGGGCTCGCAGTCGCTCTACGAGGCGCCCACCCAGGTGCTCAGCACCGCCAGCGGCACCGTGTACGCGCGCAAGCGCTCCACGGGCGACATCTACCGGCGCGACGCGCTCGGCTGGACGGTGGTGGGGGGGCCGGGCCAGGCCTTCGTCGCGGTGGGTGACACCGTCTACGGACAGGTTCCGGGCCGCGGCCCGCCGGTGAAGTTCCTGGGCGCCAGCTGGACGACCATCGGCGGCCCCATCGGGCAGATCTTCCCGTGCGCCGGAACGCTCTGCGGCACGGACCCGACGACCGGCAACGTCGTCCGGTACAACGCGGCCACGAACGTGTGGGCCACCATCGGCGGCCCCGGCTCGCGCTTCGCCGCGACCACGTCGGCGGTGTATGGCATTGGCTCCTGGCAGGACGACTACACCGCGCGCTGGAGCGGCGTGGGCAGCTCATGGTCCGTCGTCGGCGGCGGTGCGAGCGAGCTCATCGGCGGTGGCACCAGCATGTACCGGCTGACCAACACCAAGGACGCCATCCAGCGCCATGATGGCGGGTCGACGTGGACGACCATCGGCGGCTCTGGCAGGAGCTTCGTCGCCGTGGGCAGCGACGTCTACGGGCTGCGCCCCGATGGCTCGTTCATCATGAAGTACAACGGCACGGTGTGGAACTCCATCCACGGCCCCGCGGCCAAGATCTTCAGCTCGAACGGCTACCTCCTCGCGCTGAACAACGACGACACCATCGAGCGCTACAACCCCGCCAGCAACACCTGGACGGCGCTCGGCAAGCCCTGA
- a CDS encoding SRPBCC family protein, whose amino-acid sequence MASLRKDLTTRATPEGVWDAIRDIGALHTRLVPGFVLDTRLEPGARVVTFANGVVVREPIVSVNDEERRLVWGAEGGPMTHYNGAVQVFAEGSGSRVVWTADFLPHEASAVVGPMMEAGMAAMQEALDGTAA is encoded by the coding sequence ATGGCATCCCTCCGCAAGGACCTCACGACGCGCGCCACCCCCGAGGGAGTGTGGGACGCCATCCGGGACATCGGGGCCCTCCACACCCGGCTGGTGCCCGGGTTCGTGCTCGACACGCGATTGGAGCCGGGGGCGCGCGTCGTGACGTTCGCCAACGGCGTCGTGGTTCGCGAGCCCATCGTGTCGGTCAACGACGAGGAGCGGCGGCTCGTGTGGGGGGCGGAGGGCGGGCCGATGACGCACTACAACGGCGCGGTCCAGGTCTTCGCGGAGGGCTCGGGGAGTCGGGTCGTGTGGACCGCGGACTTCCTGCCGCACGAGGCGAGTGCTGTCGTTGGCCCGATGATGGAGGCGGGCATGGCCGCGATGCAGGAGGCGCTCGACGGCACCGCGGCCTGA
- a CDS encoding AraC family transcriptional regulator, with protein sequence MRTAVLHRSRSLTVLDYRCDAKPGERAVEEQHAAFSVSYVRRGSFGYDSRGLRHELVAGATLAGHPGDTFRCTHEHHLAGDECLSFQFSEALVEELGASREVWRLGALPPGPSLMMLGELAQQTAEGRTHLGLDEVALVFAARFVGTASGKRGASPRMHVKNRRRAVEAALLLEAQADEPLTLEGLAAELDLSPFHFLRIFREVLGVTPHQYLVRLRLRHAARLLATDVPIARIAFDVGFGDLSNFVRTFHRAAGVSPSAFRKASRGDRKILQEKMRRSS encoded by the coding sequence ATGCGAACCGCCGTCCTGCACCGTTCGCGCTCCCTGACCGTCCTGGACTACCGGTGTGACGCGAAGCCGGGGGAGAGGGCGGTCGAGGAGCAGCACGCGGCCTTCTCGGTGTCGTACGTCCGGCGGGGCAGCTTCGGCTACGACTCCCGAGGGCTCCGGCATGAGCTCGTCGCCGGCGCGACGCTCGCGGGCCATCCCGGAGACACCTTCCGCTGCACGCACGAGCATCACCTCGCGGGCGATGAGTGCCTCTCGTTCCAGTTCTCCGAAGCGCTGGTGGAGGAGCTCGGGGCTTCTCGCGAGGTGTGGCGCCTGGGGGCTCTTCCTCCAGGGCCTTCGCTGATGATGCTGGGGGAGCTGGCGCAGCAGACCGCCGAGGGGCGGACGCATCTGGGCCTGGACGAGGTCGCGCTCGTGTTCGCGGCCCGCTTCGTGGGCACGGCTTCCGGAAAGCGGGGGGCATCGCCGCGGATGCACGTGAAGAACCGTCGCCGCGCCGTCGAGGCCGCGCTCCTCCTGGAAGCGCAGGCGGACGAGCCGCTGACGCTGGAGGGCCTGGCGGCGGAGCTCGACCTGAGCCCGTTCCACTTCCTGCGCATCTTCCGCGAGGTGCTGGGCGTCACGCCTCATCAGTACCTCGTGCGCCTTCGGCTGCGTCACGCCGCGCGGCTGCTCGCGACGGATGTGCCCATCGCGCGCATTGCCTTTGATGTGGGCTTCGGGGACCTCTCCAACTTCGTGCGCACGTTCCACCGCGCGGCGGGAGTGTCGCCGAGCGCGTTCCGGAAGGCCTCGCGTGGAGACCGCAAGATTCTCCAAGAGAAGATGCGGCGCAGCTCCTAA